A region of Rhizobium grahamii DNA encodes the following proteins:
- the cckA gene encoding cell cycle histidine kinase CckA, producing MTKSRQADNFREPLLDRGGRAGTALRIVLLALVLIAAAAAFVVFKRSLDNEMVLGVLGVLAMVGIFFLVSSIIGFIEVMPQRQSDSLARAFLNSHPDGSLITDDKGRIVYANAAYGQLTGARKSTEVQTLEALLSRHRESNEALYRLSNGLREGKEGREEFRLLRALGPSNNGSGAHWYRLKARILEGQEGGGKPLRIWQISDITSDRDDQERFFKELQNAIDYLDHAPAGFFSAGRKGEIFYLNATLAEWLGIDLTKFVPGSMTIGDLVAGEGLALIQSVQAEPGLKKTVTLDLDLKKSNGQSVPVEIVHSVTSMRDGAPGESRTIVLTRRSNGESDQSASAAVMRFTRFFNNTPMAIASVDGNGRILRTNAPFLKLFSGIVSRDDVENGALFETIVQDVDKPRLQQALAAAKDRQGDIAPLDSKTAADDSRHFRFYVNAVIDQSDEAPEEAAIVYAVEVTEQKALEAQMAQTQKMNAVGTLAGGIAHDFNNVLTAILLSSDHLLLQARPADPGFADLMEIKRNANRAAVLVRQLLAFSRKQTMRPSVLNLTDVVGDLRMLVDRLLSGTNVKLDVEYGRDLWPVKTDLSQFEQVLINLCVNARDAMPQGGKLTVRTKNVTAAEVAAYNYSYMPNEDMVLIEVSDNGTGIAPEIMDKIFEPFFTTKEVGKGTGLGLAMVYGIVKQSGGYIQPESEVGKGTTFRVFLPRHIVEPAIVAEAEAVTPSAQAASSAAPAAAEAPEDLTGSAVILLVEDEEAVRRGGKRMLETRGYTVHEAGSGVEALDIMDELDGKVDIVVSDVVMPEMDGPSLLRELRKKYPDLKFIFVSGYAEDAFARNLPPESKFGFLPKPFSLKQLAVVVKETLDS from the coding sequence ATGACGAAATCGCGTCAGGCCGATAATTTTAGGGAACCGCTCCTGGACCGTGGAGGCCGGGCAGGGACCGCTTTGCGCATTGTTTTGCTCGCCCTGGTGCTAATCGCCGCCGCTGCCGCCTTTGTGGTCTTCAAGCGGTCGCTCGATAACGAGATGGTGCTTGGCGTGCTTGGCGTGCTGGCGATGGTCGGCATATTTTTCCTTGTCTCGTCGATCATCGGTTTTATCGAAGTGATGCCGCAACGGCAGTCGGACAGTCTGGCCCGCGCCTTTCTCAACAGCCATCCTGACGGTTCTCTGATCACCGACGACAAGGGGCGTATCGTCTACGCCAACGCCGCCTACGGACAGCTGACGGGGGCAAGGAAATCCACTGAGGTCCAGACGCTCGAGGCGCTCCTGTCGCGCCATCGCGAGTCGAACGAAGCTCTTTATCGTCTTTCCAATGGTTTGAGAGAAGGCAAGGAAGGCCGCGAGGAATTTCGGCTTCTGCGCGCGCTCGGTCCTTCCAACAACGGCTCCGGCGCTCACTGGTACCGCCTGAAGGCGCGAATTCTTGAGGGTCAGGAGGGCGGCGGCAAGCCGCTGCGCATCTGGCAGATCAGCGACATCACGTCGGACCGCGACGATCAGGAGCGTTTCTTCAAGGAGCTTCAGAACGCGATCGATTATCTCGATCACGCGCCGGCGGGATTCTTCTCGGCCGGTCGCAAGGGCGAGATCTTCTATCTGAACGCGACGCTCGCCGAATGGCTGGGGATCGATCTTACGAAATTCGTGCCGGGTTCGATGACTATCGGCGATCTCGTTGCGGGCGAGGGGCTGGCGCTCATTCAGTCGGTTCAGGCCGAACCCGGTCTCAAGAAGACGGTCACGCTCGATCTTGACCTCAAGAAGTCCAACGGCCAGAGCGTTCCGGTTGAGATCGTTCACAGCGTCACTTCCATGCGGGACGGTGCGCCAGGCGAAAGCCGGACCATCGTGCTGACGCGCCGGTCGAACGGCGAAAGCGATCAGTCCGCTTCGGCCGCTGTCATGCGCTTTACGCGTTTCTTCAACAACACGCCGATGGCGATTGCTTCGGTCGATGGCAATGGTCGCATCCTGCGCACCAACGCGCCATTCCTGAAGCTCTTTTCCGGCATCGTGTCGCGCGACGACGTCGAGAACGGCGCGCTCTTCGAGACGATCGTGCAGGACGTCGACAAGCCGCGGCTGCAGCAGGCACTGGCTGCGGCCAAGGACCGGCAGGGCGATATCGCACCGCTGGATTCCAAGACGGCGGCAGACGATTCCCGGCATTTCCGTTTCTACGTCAATGCGGTGATCGACCAGAGCGACGAAGCTCCGGAAGAGGCCGCGATCGTCTATGCCGTTGAAGTGACGGAGCAAAAGGCTCTCGAAGCGCAGATGGCGCAGACGCAGAAGATGAATGCCGTCGGCACACTGGCGGGCGGCATCGCGCACGACTTCAACAACGTTCTGACCGCGATCCTCTTGTCGTCCGATCACCTGCTGCTGCAGGCCCGCCCTGCCGATCCGGGCTTTGCCGATCTCATGGAGATCAAGCGGAACGCCAATCGTGCGGCCGTTCTCGTGCGGCAGTTGCTGGCGTTCTCGCGCAAGCAGACGATGCGGCCGAGCGTGCTCAATTTGACCGATGTCGTCGGCGATCTCCGGATGCTGGTGGACCGACTGCTGTCGGGAACCAACGTCAAGCTCGATGTCGAGTACGGACGCGACCTCTGGCCGGTGAAGACGGATCTGTCACAGTTCGAGCAGGTGCTGATCAACCTTTGCGTCAACGCGCGCGATGCGATGCCGCAGGGCGGCAAGCTGACGGTTCGGACGAAGAACGTCACCGCGGCTGAGGTCGCTGCCTACAACTACTCCTACATGCCGAACGAGGACATGGTCCTGATCGAGGTTTCCGACAACGGAACCGGCATCGCGCCTGAGATCATGGACAAGATCTTCGAGCCGTTCTTCACCACCAAGGAAGTGGGCAAGGGAACGGGCCTCGGCCTTGCGATGGTTTACGGCATCGTCAAGCAATCCGGCGGCTACATCCAGCCGGAGTCCGAGGTCGGCAAGGGCACGACCTTCCGCGTGTTCCTGCCGCGCCACATCGTCGAACCGGCGATCGTTGCCGAGGCTGAGGCCGTCACGCCATCCGCGCAGGCCGCATCTTCGGCAGCGCCGGCTGCCGCTGAAGCCCCGGAAGATCTGACAGGTTCTGCCGTCATCCTGCTGGTGGAGGATGAAGAGGCGGTTCGTCGCGGTGGAAAGCGAATGCTGGAAACGCGCGGCTACACCGTTCACGAGGCTGGATCTGGCGTCGAGGCACTCGACATCATGGACGAGCTCGATGGCAAGGTCGATATCGTCGTCTCCGACGTCGTGATGCCTGAGATGGACGGACCGTCGCTTCTGCGTGAGCTGCGCAAGAAATATCCGGACCTGAAGTTCATCTTCGTTTCCGGCTATGCGGAAGATGCCTTCGCGCGCAATCTACCGCCGGAGTCCAAGTTCGGGTTCCTTCCGAAGCCATTCTCGCTGAAACAGCTGGCTGTTGTCGTCAAGGAGACTCTGGACAGCTAG
- a CDS encoding flagellar biosynthetic protein FliO, with product MFDSLMSDYGSRFLLAAGGVGIGLLLLVVVLWVMRNRAPSPFVRGGRNRQPRLQVLDAAAVDARRRLVLVRRDNVEHLVMIGGPTDIVIESRILPGGEAEIETPIAVRAKAAVAQQEPVAPRPITPPAPVRESVAIAEELPSDDGSSHVRAMPTPPRPTPPVEIERAPRPAPILEARPQPQSFARPEPAPIEPAAAAEILDSARQRVLPNQRLEPTVVAPAITPPPVAPTPAPRDATIVPPPVVPTAQPSDFQRVLEEEMTSNLTAERLVPQQQPVPNRAPPVGSGPRRDPDMAPITGADAALQNEVARIFGEMSVNRDK from the coding sequence ATGTTCGATAGCCTCATGAGCGATTACGGCAGCCGTTTCCTGTTGGCGGCCGGCGGTGTTGGCATCGGCTTGCTTCTTCTTGTCGTCGTCCTCTGGGTCATGCGCAACCGCGCGCCCTCACCCTTCGTTCGCGGCGGACGCAACCGCCAGCCGAGACTTCAGGTTCTCGACGCCGCCGCCGTTGATGCCCGCCGCCGTCTGGTACTGGTGCGCCGCGACAACGTCGAGCATCTGGTGATGATCGGCGGACCGACCGACATCGTCATCGAAAGCCGCATCCTTCCGGGCGGTGAAGCCGAGATCGAGACACCGATCGCGGTAAGGGCAAAGGCTGCCGTCGCACAGCAGGAGCCGGTCGCTCCGCGCCCGATCACCCCACCCGCTCCGGTAAGGGAAAGCGTTGCAATTGCCGAGGAGTTGCCGTCGGATGACGGGTCATCGCATGTCCGCGCCATGCCGACGCCTCCGAGACCGACGCCCCCGGTCGAGATCGAGCGCGCGCCGCGCCCGGCGCCAATCCTCGAAGCTCGCCCCCAACCTCAATCCTTCGCCCGCCCTGAGCCCGCGCCTATCGAGCCGGCTGCAGCAGCTGAAATCCTTGATTCCGCCCGTCAGCGCGTTTTGCCGAACCAGCGCCTTGAGCCGACGGTTGTCGCACCGGCGATCACACCCCCGCCTGTCGCCCCGACGCCAGCACCGCGCGACGCGACCATTGTGCCGCCGCCTGTCGTTCCGACAGCCCAGCCAAGCGATTTCCAGCGTGTGCTTGAGGAAGAGATGACGTCAAACCTCACCGCCGAGCGCCTCGTGCCGCAGCAGCAGCCGGTTCCCAATCGCGCACCACCTGTCGGCAGCGGCCCGCGACGCGACCCCGATATGGCCCCGATAACAGGTGCTGACGCCGCACTTCAGAACGAGGTTGCCCGTATTTTCGGCGAGATGAGCGTCAACCGCGACAAATAA
- a CDS encoding pseudouridine-5'-phosphate glycosidase: MTKQVSPLLPIVYSKEVASAKQRGAPIVALESTIITHGMPYPGNIEMARSVESIIREQGAVPATIAVIHGTLHVGLEPDQLEQLAQAKDVLKVSRADLAFAIAERRHGATTVAATMIAAELAGIKVFATGGIGGVHRGAEESFDISADLEELGRTGVIVVCAGAKAILDIPKTLEVLETSGVPVVTYESEEFPAFWSRSSGLRSPLTLNSPAAIANFQNVREQLGIDGGMLIANPVPEADEIPREEMEIYIERALDSAERDEISGKSVTPYLLSTIFDLTDGQSLKTNIALVENNARLAAEIAVALGG; the protein is encoded by the coding sequence ATGACGAAACAGGTCTCCCCCCTCCTTCCGATTGTCTATTCGAAGGAAGTCGCAAGCGCCAAGCAGCGCGGCGCGCCGATCGTGGCTCTGGAATCGACGATCATCACCCACGGCATGCCCTATCCCGGAAACATCGAAATGGCGCGCAGCGTCGAATCGATCATCCGCGAACAGGGCGCCGTCCCGGCAACGATCGCCGTCATCCACGGCACGCTGCATGTCGGCCTGGAGCCGGACCAGCTTGAGCAGCTGGCGCAGGCAAAGGATGTGCTGAAAGTATCGCGCGCCGACCTCGCTTTTGCGATCGCGGAGCGCCGGCACGGCGCCACCACCGTCGCCGCGACAATGATCGCTGCGGAGCTCGCAGGCATCAAGGTCTTCGCGACAGGCGGCATCGGCGGCGTGCACCGGGGCGCCGAGGAGAGCTTCGATATCTCCGCCGACCTCGAGGAACTGGGCCGCACCGGCGTGATCGTCGTCTGCGCCGGCGCCAAGGCGATCCTCGACATTCCGAAGACGCTCGAAGTGCTGGAAACATCAGGCGTGCCCGTTGTGACCTATGAGAGCGAGGAATTCCCCGCTTTCTGGTCGCGCTCCTCCGGCCTGCGCAGCCCGCTGACGCTGAATAGCCCCGCGGCAATCGCCAACTTCCAGAACGTCCGCGAGCAGCTCGGCATCGATGGCGGCATGCTGATTGCAAATCCCGTTCCGGAAGCGGACGAGATTCCGCGCGAGGAAATGGAAATCTATATCGAGCGCGCGCTCGATAGTGCCGAACGCGACGAGATCAGCGGCAAATCAGTCACGCCGTACCTGCTGAGCACGATCTTCGATCTCACCGACGGTCAGAGCCTGAAGACCAACATCGCTCTGGTTGAAAATAACGCCCGCCTCGCGGCCGAGATCGCAGTCGCCCTCGGCGGCTGA
- a CDS encoding SixA phosphatase family protein, with the protein MPAILPPPTRIYLLRHAEAAWAQPGQKDFDRPLSQKGYADAEVVADRASDMGYKPDLVLSSTAIRCKETAEAVHRAVGEAVDLRFVDELYEATPDIYIAIIAAQSVESVMLVGHNPTMEQTLEALIGHQALSQTLPIGFPPAGLAVLDSDKTATGWRLVDFLFD; encoded by the coding sequence ATGCCCGCAATCCTTCCGCCTCCGACCAGAATCTACCTTTTGCGGCACGCAGAAGCTGCATGGGCCCAACCGGGCCAGAAGGACTTCGACCGTCCGCTCAGCCAGAAGGGATATGCGGACGCGGAAGTCGTCGCCGACAGGGCGTCAGATATGGGCTACAAGCCCGATCTCGTGCTGAGCTCGACCGCGATCCGCTGCAAGGAAACCGCCGAAGCCGTGCATCGCGCGGTGGGAGAGGCCGTGGATCTCCGGTTCGTCGACGAACTCTATGAAGCAACGCCTGACATCTACATCGCGATCATTGCGGCGCAATCGGTCGAATCGGTCATGCTCGTCGGCCACAATCCGACGATGGAGCAGACGCTGGAGGCTCTGATCGGTCACCAGGCCCTCTCGCAAACCCTGCCAATCGGTTTTCCGCCGGCGGGCCTTGCCGTCCTTGACAGCGATAAGACTGCAACCGGTTGGCGGCTTGTCGATTTCCTGTTCGATTGA
- the dksA gene encoding RNA polymerase-binding protein DksA, translating into MSEKIDLSNYVPSEEEEFMNGNQRAYFRAKLIAWRNDILREARETLDHLAEESANHPDLADRASSETDRAIELRARDRQRKLISKIDAALQRIEDGTYGYCEETGEPIGLRRLDARPIATLSIEAQERHERREKVYRDE; encoded by the coding sequence TTGAGTGAGAAGATCGATCTTAGCAATTACGTACCCTCGGAAGAGGAAGAGTTCATGAACGGCAACCAGCGGGCCTATTTCAGGGCCAAGCTGATTGCCTGGAGGAACGATATCCTTCGCGAGGCGCGTGAAACTCTCGACCATCTGGCCGAGGAAAGCGCGAACCATCCGGACCTCGCAGATCGAGCGTCGTCCGAAACCGACCGAGCCATCGAACTGCGTGCTCGTGATCGTCAGAGAAAGCTGATCTCCAAGATCGATGCAGCACTGCAGCGGATTGAGGACGGCACCTACGGCTACTGTGAGGAGACAGGCGAGCCGATCGGTCTCAGACGGCTTGACGCGCGCCCGATCGCCACGCTGTCCATCGAGGCGCAAGAGCGTCACGAGCGTCGCGAGAAGGTCTACCGGGACGAATAA